A window of the Linepithema humile isolate Giens D197 chromosome 4, Lhum_UNIL_v1.0, whole genome shotgun sequence genome harbors these coding sequences:
- the LOC105671172 gene encoding transcriptional regulator ATRX homolog, which yields MEYYVLLYDMYCISVPSSWINFDQSTFKMPKKHSEVSKACYKQLTPSDNWQELSFKKKFGPFDTYSNARAVEKTVSELSTSNDENIFVLTTVDKQKRFIRKRKFYGDTSTDEDEQERKREKNKRNINAPSNYIPQKKREHLSNSQPIEKSVPFIEPEYEPEKMRKHISILYDKCNDSLDDLEKGSKLSHSSHSSHKHSDEEDVPDEMKNIDIHKNDINFQEIRKDRKEGPLQEMQLSISKNPNNKGKFYEAKKKTQQEDSGRQAMTNIPINVRIQNPVNSMNEDHTSCCNACRRKFLQENAKVKRKLNHIINLLENKGGDKADPVEQNNNNLLPNFPLSTIQELNNFNEQLMQNDVQQQFVQKMSKIGGDTVCKTVRNVMSLTIADELAQIYTWTGQKKRLALKKTKISDVIIEAIMISTNTTMAEVEGYMKEWVRRAGDRIRSLSKK from the exons atgGAGTATTACGTTTTATTGTATGATATGTACTGCATATCTGTACCATCATCATGGATCAATTTCGATCAAAGTACTTTCAAGATGCCCAAAAAGCATTCAGAAGTGTCTAAAGCGTGTTATAAACAGCTTACTCCGTCAGACAATTGGCAGGAACTGTCATTCAAGAAAAAGTTTGGACCGTTTG atACTTACAGTAATGCACGAGCAGTCGAAAAAACTGTGAGTGAATTGTCAACATCAAATGATGAAAACATATTTGTTTTGACAACCGTTGACaaacaaaaaagatttattagaaAACGAAAGTTTTATGGCGACACATCAACGGATGAAG atgagcaagaaaggaaaagagaaaagaataagagaaatataaacgCGCCTTCTAATTACAttccacaaaaaaaaagagaacattTATCTAATAGTCAACCAATTGAAAAGTCTGTTCCTTTTATTGAGCCAG AATACGAACCagagaaaatgagaaaacatATCTCTATTTTGTATGATAAATGCAACGATTCCTTGGATGATCTAGAGAAAGGTAGCAAATTATCGCATTCATCGCATTCATCGCACAAACACTCTGATGAAGAAGATGTACCAG ACGAAATGAAgaatatagatatacataaaaatgatataaactTCCAAGAAATTAGGAAAGACAGAAAAGAAG GACCGCTACAAGAAATGCAATTAAGTATCTCTAAAAACCCGAACAATAAAGGAAAGTTTTATGAAGCAAAAAAGAAGACGCAACAAG AAGATTCAGGTAGGCAAGCAATGACTAATATTCCGATTAATGTACGAATTCAAAATCCAGTTAATAGTATGAATGAAGACCATACATCTTGCTGTA ATGCATGTCgacgaaaatttttacaagaaaatgcaaaagtaAAACGTAAGCTCAACCACATCATTAATTTGCTGGAAAATAAAGGAGGTGATAAAGCCGACCCAGTCgaacaaaataacaataactTGTTACCAAACTTTCCTCTTAGTACAATACAGgaattgaataatttcaaCGAGCAATTGATGCAGAATGACGTTCAACAACAATTC gtACAAAAAATGTCAAAGATTGGCGGAGATACTGTCTGTAAAACAGTGCGAAATGTCATGTCTCTAACAATTGCAGATGAATTGGCCCAAATTTATACGTGGACAGGTCAAAAAAAGAGACTAGCATTaaagaaaactaaaatttcAGATGTTATTATCG AAGCAATTATGATTTCAACAAATACGACAATGGCCGAAGTGGAAGGATATATGAAAGAATGGGTGCGACGAGCCGGCGATAGAATTAGATCGctctcaaaaaaataa
- the LOC136999228 gene encoding uncharacterized protein has protein sequence MSGGNKEKPGFAVVSFIDDDPDCSDKITSEVSECWLTSDRKKCWWPKAKDVRCLIAKSTKPSTKDKKWTLYDINFEGLYDTLDKAHRRADDILSNDECIEKNLKVHRTKKSVLYTNNDDTTSDEELMSKLLEPPKLKEKVNLSFPQSLVDNNIMQLDLPIINESDILSLKDAQVLATGSLTQGND, from the exons ATGAGTGGCGGAAACAAAGAAAAG CCAGGATTTGCGGTAGTTTCATTCATCGACGATGATCCAGATTGCTCTGATAAAATAACATCAGAGGTGTCTGAATGTTGGCTAACATCAGACAGAAAAAAGTGTTGGTGGCCCAAAGCAAAAGATGTGCGTTGTCTCATTGCTAAATCAACAAAACCTTCGACGAAAGACAAAAAATGGACGTTGTACGATATCAACTTTGAAGGATTGTATG ATACCTTAGACAAGGCCCATAGACGAGCTGATGATATATTATCCAATGATGAAtgtatcgaaaaaaatttaaaagtccACCGTACCAAAAAAAGTGTTCTTTACACAAACAATGATGATACAACATCGGATGAAGAGCTGATGTCAAAACTTCTGGAACCAccaaaattgaaagaaaaagttaaCTTATCTTTTCCTCAGTCATTAGTGGATAATAATATCATGCAACTTGACTTGCCAATTATAAACGAAAGTGATATTCTATCACTGAAGGATGCGCAAGTACTTGCAACAGGATCATTGACACAAGGTAACGATtag
- the LOC136999557 gene encoding uncharacterized protein codes for MEDRKEIEDQISKLLEKNLIEESYSPFSAPVTLALKKEENKRSRLCVDFRDLNKIVVPQAQPFPLMEDLTAKTRNCIFFTTLDINSVFWSIPLRIEDRRKTGFVTQEGHYQWTCLPFGLKTAPAIFQRILSVGAVLKQVQPDGKEKPVAYFSKKLNETQKKKKAIYLECLAIKEAVKYWQYWLINKSFTVFSDHKPLENMNLKSRTDEELGDLTYYLSQYDFKIKYAPGPATKPFEIVSIDTIGGLESSRSTKRYLHLLVDHFTRFAFILTSKTQSTKDFVKLITKITETDDINMLLTDQYPGINSKEVKDFLEKKSITMIFTAVNAPFSNGLNERLNQTLVNKIRCKINERGNKKAWTTIAQECVNKYNDTEHTVTGFAPRYLLYGTDVTLIPKELKQDVQKENWIKDRETAIENTKKSHAYNKSLFDKDRKNYNYKIGDMVYVENGNKLNRKKLHELNIGPYKITEKISDSIYKLNIGHKKKESNFFHITKLVPVPIRSIEEKD; via the exons ATGGAGGacagaaaagaaattgaagatCAAATATCTAAATTACTAGAGAAAAATCTTATAGAAGAATCTTACAGCCCATTTTCGGCACCAGTAACTCTCGCgcttaaaaaagaagaaaacaaaaGATCTAGGCTATGTGTGGATTTTAGGGacctaaataaaatagttgtcCCTCAGGCCCAGCCATTTCCACTAATGGAGGACCTGACGGCAAAAACAAGAAACTGCATATTTTTCACAACGCTGGATATTAACTCAGTCTTTTGGTCGATCCCTCTGAGAATCGAAGACAGAAGAAAAACCGGATTTGTAACGCAGGAGGGGCATTATCAATGGACATGTCTCCCTTTTGGCCTAAAGACAGCCCCAGCCATCTTCCAGAGAATACTCA GTGTAGGAGCAGTTCTGAAACAAGTACAACCGGATGGGAAAGAGAAGCCTGTAgcatacttttcaaaaaaattaaatgaaactcagaaaaagaaaaaagctaTTTACCTGGAATGCCTAGCAATTAAAGAAGCTGTGAAATACTGGCAATACTGGCTGATAAATAAATCGTTCACAGTTTTCTCAGACCATAAGCCGCTAGAAAATATGAACCTAAAATCAAGGACAGATGAAGAGCTAGGGGATCTAACTTACTATCTTTCGCAGTAtgatttcaaaatcaaatatgcTCCAG GTCCGGCCACAAAACCATTTGAAATAGTCTCTATAGATACAATCGGTGGACTCGAGAGCTCAAGATCGACGAAGAGATATTTGCATCTGTTAGTAGATCACTTTACGAgattcgcatttattttaacatcaaAAACTCAAAGTACAAAGGATTTCGTAAAactaattacaaaaatcacTGAAACGGATGACATTAATATGCTACTGACGGATCAATATCCAGGGATCAATTCAAAGGAAGTCAAAGACTTCTTAGAAAAAAAGTCAATAACAATGATTTTCACAGCAGTCAATGCACCGTTCTCCAATGGTCTGAACGAAAGATTGAACCAGACACTAGTCAACAAAATCAGATGTAAAATAAACGAGAGAGGAAATAAGAAAGCATGGACCACGATAGCTCAAGAgtgtgtaaataaatacaatgatACTGAGCATACAGTCACGGGTTTTGCTCCAAGATATCTGTTATATGGGACAGATGTTACATTGATACCAAAAGAGTTAAAACAAGatgtacaaaaagaaaactggATTAAGGACCGAGAAACAGCCATTGAGAATACGAAAAAATCACACGCATACAACAAAAGTCTATTTGACAAAGATCGCAAGAACTATAACTATAAAATAGGAGACATGGTATACGTGGAAAAcggcaataaattaaataggaAAAAATTGCACGAACTAAATATTGGACCATACAAGATTACAGAGAAGATTTCGGACTCCATCTACAAATTAAACATCGGTCACAAGAAGAAAGaatccaatttttttcacatcacAAAGCTAGTTCCGGTACCTATAAGAAGCATAGAAGAAAAAGACTGA